A genomic segment from Schistocerca piceifrons isolate TAMUIC-IGC-003096 chromosome 4, iqSchPice1.1, whole genome shotgun sequence encodes:
- the LOC124795626 gene encoding uncharacterized protein LOC124795626 — MVQFAQEHKLKITNTVFSKNQNQRWTWRSPGGRTKNEIDYILMEEQNIIKNVQRQIQIRTTEATTSSKCQYKTKHSRNVNALEKCIYQAHKDTSKDEQMNKSRSKLSQNRNKEEYAKQDKITKREIRKDIPKHRSAITRQTLETNKSIKKARISAQRGKKWILGTKNQGGEHLNTKEDTNKSATEFYKAIHTSSLPNKATDRNPDDPDPNTTEIIPTIIHSEVRTTITELKNR, encoded by the exons ATGGTACAATTTGCTCAagaacacaaactgaaaataaccaACACCGTCTTCAGTAAAAATCAAAATCAAAGATGGACTTGGCGCTCGCCAGGTGGCAGGACGAAAAACGAAATAGATTACATTCTAATGGAGGAACAAAACATAATAAAGAACGTACAA agacaAATTCAAATAAGAACTACAGAAGCAACTACATCAAGCAAATgtcaatacaaaacaaaacactcaagAAATGTAAATGCACTAGAAAAATGCATATACCAAGCTCACAAGGACACAAGCAAAGACGAGCAAATGAATAAAAGTAGAAGCAAATTAAGTCAGA ACAGGAATAAAGAAGAATacgcaaaacaagacaaaataacGAAAAGGGAAATACGGAAAGATATCCCCAAGCACCGATCAGCAATAACGAGACAAACactagaaacaaacaaatcaattAAAAAAGCGAGGATAAGCGCCCAGAGAGGAAAAAAATGGATACTAGGAACGAAGAATCAGGGGGGAGAACATTTAAACACAAAAGAGGATACAAACAAATCAGCAACGGAATTCTACAAAGCAATACACACGAGTTCTCTACCAAACAAAGCCACAGACCGAAACCCTGACGATCCAGACCCAAACACCACTGAAATAATACCCACTATCATACACAGCGAGGTTAGAACAACCATCACTGAATTGAAAAATAGATAG